The following coding sequences are from one Rutidosis leptorrhynchoides isolate AG116_Rl617_1_P2 chromosome 11, CSIRO_AGI_Rlap_v1, whole genome shotgun sequence window:
- the LOC139875994 gene encoding uncharacterized protein produces MTSQNINVLEVLGHEHPLKLIDLELERPHNDEEKEDEEEEEEEDSLFVKEEFRCICGRCDQDISEYHRYYYKCIKSSCDYSLHKFCAEALETLEPTSHHPDHPLKLIIKNWWYDGSNKCSVCRSGVKYNEVIYMCSRLCYESKVHIKCALGAIEKELYHPSHPHALVCITPKPILCDCNACGKEHKGIFYSCIVRSSFILHSDCAFLTKKLLIQEATEKDFYHPHPLTLSYSFPRKDQIKYSFPPCRVCGLGLSDDYNLWIYKCEKCRYFVHLDCATSRREPFMSIVSSPGLGKLVKNYKDSDHPDLLHLPFLDQSYSIPKLLLHKQIGSKIVGSDTGSLKHDSHEHPLILVKNDDNTSSTSSKIYSISCHDPMKRVELLCNGCLRPITSTPFYKCANKEQQQHCNFVLHECCIECEFITDVSCGLLPDKITHDAHPNHLLSRVTPEKGYKICKKCGLPVWRSSFSCNICDFHLHPACAYLFPRSIRHRIDKHPLDLNYVPVENHKSDYFCEICETELNPQTWFYHCHECAQSVHTACVSVILQYEKATGVNPYLNIKFEGTHTLECHPHPLSFVQGIMSDGHCAECRRFLMNQMIFKCGLCNYAVHYTCCERLSHSSEIPPT; encoded by the exons ATGACATCGCAAAACATAAATGTATTGGAGGTACTTGGGCACGAGCATCCATTGAAGCTCATTGATTTGGAGTTGGAACGGCCACATaatgatgaagaaaaagaagacgaggaggaggaggaggaggaggatagTTTGTTTGTAAAAGAGGAATTTCGATGCATATGTGGCCGGTGTGATCAAGATATTAGTGAATACCATAGGTATTACTATAAATGTATAAAGTCATCATGTGATTATTCACTCCATAAATTTTGTGCAGAAGCTCTGGAAACGTTAGAACCTACATCACACCATCCTGATCACCCACTTAAACTAATAATAAAAAACTGGTGGTACGATGGTAGTAATAAATGTAGTGTTTGTCGAAGTGGTGTGAAGTATAATGAAGTGATTTACATGTGTAGCCGTCTGTGCTATGAATCTAAAGTTCATATAAAGTGTGCTTTGGGAGCTATAGAAAAAGAGTTATATCATCCTAGCCATCCACATGCATTGGTTTGCATTACCCCTAAACCCATTCTGTGTGATTGTAACGCTTGTGGGAAGGAACATAAAGGAATATTTTATAGTTGTATCGTACGTTCCAGTTTCATTTTACATAGTGATTGTGCCTTTTTAACCAAGAAATTGTTAATTCAAGAAGCTACAGAAAAAGATTTTTACCATCCTCACCCACTCACACTTTCTTACTCTTTCCCGCGTAAAGATCAAATCAAGTACTCTTTTCCTCCATGCAGAGTATGTGGACTTGGCTTAAGTGACGATTATAATCTTTGGATTTATAAATGTGAGAAATGTAGATACTTTGTACATCTGGATTGTGCAACATCAAGAAGAGAACCATTCATGTCCATCGTCTCATCTCCAG GGCTTGGAAAACTGGTTAAAAATTATAAAGATTCGGATCATCCAGATCTTCTCCATCTTCCATTCCTTGATCAAAGTTATAGCATACCCAAACTACTACTTCACAAACAAATTGGATCCAAGATAGTTGGATCTGATACGGGGAGCTTAAAACATGACTCTCATGAACACCCCCTCATTCTTGTTAAAAATGACGACAATACGTCATCCACTTCTTCAAAAATTTATTCGATATCATGTCATGATCCAATGAAGAGAGTTGAGCTACTATGCAATGGATGTTTGAGACCAATAACATCCACTCCATTTTACAAGTGTGCAAAcaaggaacaacaacaacattgcAACTTTGTGCTTCACGAGTG TTGTATCGAATGTGAATTCATCACTGATGTTAGTTGTGGACTTTTGCCTGACAAAATCACACACGATGCTCATCCCAACCACCTTCTTTCAAGAGTAACTCCTGAAAAAGGCTACAAAATTTGTAAAAAATGTGGACTTCCTGTGTGGCGGTCCTCATTCAGTTGCAACATTTGTGATTTTCATCTACATCCTGCATGTGCTTACTTATTTCCTCGTTCAATTAGACATAGGATTGATAAGCATCCTTTGGATCTCAACTATGTTCCAGTCGAGAATCATAAAAGTGATTATTTTTGTGAAATATGTGAGACTGAACTCAACCCGCAAACATGGTTCTATCATTGTCACGAATGTGCTCAATCTGTACATACTGCTTGTGTTTCTGTCATACTTCAATATGAAAAGGCTACCGGTGtcaatccatatttgaatataaaGTTTGAGGGAACTCATACGTTGGAATGTCACCCGCACCCTCTCTCATTTGTTCAAGGGATTATGAGTGATGGTCATTGCGCCGAATGTAGGCGGTTTCTAATGAATCAAATGATCTTTAAATGTGGATTGTGCAACTACGCAGTTCATTATACATGTTGTGAGAGACTGAGTCATTCAAGTGAAATACCTCCTACATGA